A genomic region of Torulaspora delbrueckii CBS 1146 chromosome 7, complete genome contains the following coding sequences:
- the TDEL0G03890 gene encoding uncharacterized protein (similar to Saccharomyces cerevisiae YLR287C; ancestral locus Anc_6.82): MSEIDQDKLKELVESIKSQFIEPYKDVQSLREIKSTTSFKDSDPLTEIQKLSQIIKAHSTKIGIVCQPAKFFENYPVVFKELQNFTNSLFYLLSILPLIHNDKSDTWTSYLAKKLDSLVLNLLNGVSSLCQDIERMIEEGKGDDNDRLITIGSIWAACDSLDELAKKGNFQLLADSIRSSCDLVDDMVQDVDSWLEDPQFGDELLIDDDLSDEDDEEKEDDDAQALKAMEKFLIQWKTNLKMVKLLLSSFAKSLATNVYNSKSTKASMLDKLHTLQLLIVEQLDEFLSDVFMSDASFEPADFKDNITALNDSLGQMVKIIKNLNTSDPKKLKWITVWENKYFQDGNN; encoded by the coding sequence GAGCGAAATTGATCAGGATAAGCTTAAGGAGCTGGTTGAGTCTATCAAATCCCAGTTCATTGAACCTTACAAGGATGTGCAATCTTTAAGAGAGATTAAATCTACTACGAGCTTTAAAGACTCGGATCCATTGACAGAGATCCAAAAATTGTCCCAGATAATAAAAGCTCATTCAACAAAGATTGGGATAGTATGTCAACCAGCCAAGTTTTTTGAAAACTACCCAGttgtcttcaaagaactgCAGAACTTTACAAATTCATTGTTTTACCTCTTGAGTATCCTGCCGTTGATTCACAATGATAAGAGCGATACTTGGACTTCATACTTAGCCAAGAAGCTTGACTCATTGGTGCTGAATTTACTCAATGGTGTGTCCTCTTTGTGTCAAGATATTGAGAGGATGATCGAAGAGGGCAAGGGTGATGACAATGATAGGCTCATCACTATTGGTAGTATTTGGGCAGCATGTGATTCTTTGGATGAGTTGGCAAAGAAGGGGAACTTTCAACTGTTAGCTGATAGCATTCGTAGCAGTTGTGATTTGGTCGATGATATGGTTCAGGATGTGGATTCGTGGTTAGAAGATCCACAATTTGGAGATGAGCTACTGATCGATGATGACTTGAGcgacgaggatgatgaagagaaagaagatgatgatgcaCAGGCTCTGAAAGCTATGGAAAAATTCCTGATACAATGGAAGACTAATTTAAAGATGGTTAAACTATTACTTTCGTCCTTTGCCAAATCGCTAGCTACAAATGTCTACAATTCAAAAAGTACCAAGGCTAGTATGCTGGATAAACTACACACCTTGCAACTGCTGATTGTGGAACAATTGGATGAGTTTCTTTCAGATGTGTTTATGTCGGATGCTTCGTTTGAACCGGCCGATTTTAAAGATAACATAACCGCCTTGAACGATAGTTTAGGCCAGATGGtaaaaatcatcaagaatcTCAACACTTCAGAtcccaagaaattgaaatggATAACCGTTTGGGAAAATAAATACTTCCAAGATGGAAATAATTAG